TACTATGTTGCGAGTTTGAACTTTTAGGTTGCTGAACTTATGATAATATATTTACATGACCTGATACCCATCTCATCTATTTTCACGCAACGTGAAGTAGCAGAATATTTGATGCATTTTTTTATCTAGTAGTACTTTGCTTTTCCTGCAGTCAGTCATGAGTAATGAAAGTTGCATTTTCTTTCTAACCCGAGCTCTGTGTTCAGTGATTCACAAACGGCACCATATTTCCCTGATGTTTATTATTTAGATTCCCAAAATAGGTTATCAGATTTTACTCGTTACAGACTTGCGGTCCATTATCAACTCTGGTAGTTAGTAGATCAGTGTTCAGAGACGTATGGGAAATTAGCATGCTATATTGATGATGGTGCAATCATTTTTCCAATAAGTTACTCTGTTCCAAAATATAGTTCGTTTTATCTTTTAGATTTATAATATTTGATAGGCATCTAAATACaatgtatatctagatgcataataaAATCTATGAATCTAGTAAAGTTAAAACAAACTACGTTTTGAAACGGAGAGAGTATGATTTAGAAAAAGTTTGAAAAATTATTTGTTGCTGATGATAGCTGGATGTTTTTAAATTAGTGTATGAACTGTTTTAAAATACGGCACCTTGTGTGTCCCGCTAACCAAATTCACTATTGCTAAGCTGAAACGATCATGAGTTATGAGTTATGTGTCCCACTGTTATCCTCGCTCCCGCGACAGCTGAGCTCCCAACTTGTTCGACTCACTCCCAGTAAAGAAAGGAAGTCAAAGGAAGCCAGGGCCCAGGACAGTGTGGAAGGCGTCGTCGCTGTGGCCTCGAGGCCTCCACGTCTCTGTCACTGCCGACCAGCCATGGCGTCCCCCGCGGCGTCCGGCGAGGCCGAGGCCCCCGTCCTCCCAGCCCTCCTcctcttccgccgccgcctggacGCGGCCTTCCACGCCGCGCTGCGCCGGCGCTAccgcctcctcgacttcttcgcgtCGGGCGAGCCCCTCCCGGCTTTCCTCGCTGGCGCTGCGGCCTCGCCGgacccgccccgcgccgcggtCGTCGTGGGAGGCGGCGCCGTCCGCGTGGACGCCGCGTTCCTCGACGCCATCCCGTCCCTCGGGTTCGTCTTCAGCACCGGCGCGGGCGTCGACCACATCGACCTCCACGAGTGCGCGCGACGCGGCGTCGCCGTCGCCAACTCCGGCACGGTCTACTCCACCGACGTCGCCGATCACGCCGTCGGCATGCTCATCGACGTGCTAAGGCGCGTCTCGGCGGCCGAGCGGTTCGTCCGCAGCGGCCTCTGGCCAGTGCAGGGGGACTACCCCCTCGGCAACAAGGTGCCGTCCTCGCCTTCCGGATCTTTTCTTGACTGGACTGGAGCATACTTATCTATCTATTAGCATCTTGATCTGATTCTCTTTCTTTATGACTAAGTATAGTACAAAATTTGATGAGATCTGCACACCCGCCCTGAATTTGTTTGGGTTCAAATGTTTAACAAAACTTGTTTATCATGATGACTGATTTAATTCGTGAATTAAGAAAGCAGCAGTAGGATATATCCTGTGTAAACATTTTATACCATTCAGTGCTGCTGATTCAAGCACGCATGAAGCTTTAACATTGCGATGTTCGTGTGTTCCCAACTTCCATTCGATAACTCTACAATAACAATTTCCTACTTTGATGCTTTCAGCTCGGCGGCAAGCGTGTTGGCATCATCGGCTTGGGGAACATCGGTTCACTGATCGCAAAGAGGCTTCAAGCTTTTGGCTGCGTCATCTATTACAACTCCAGAAGACCGAGGGATTCAGTCCCCTACAAATACTTCCTTAACGTTCATGATCTTGCTTCTGAATCAGATGTGCTTGTTGTCGCATGCGCATTGAACAAGGACACACGGCACATTGTCAACAAGGATGTTCTAGAGGCCCTGGGAAAGGATGGGATCATCATAAACATCGGTCGAGGAGCAAACGTCGACGAGATGGAGTTGGTTCGGGCGCTGAAGGAGGGAAGGATCGCAGGAGCTGGTCTTGATGTCTTTGAGAATGAGCCCAAGGTGCCAGCAGAGTTCTTCTCCATGGACAATGTGGTAATGACGCATCATGTTGCGGTTTTCACATCAGAGTCCAGGTCAGACCTGCGCGACACCACGATCGGTAACCTTGAAGCCTTCTTCTCCGGGAAGCCATTGCTTACGCCGGTGCTTCCCTGGTAAGTCAGGCCACGTAGATTGCAGGTCAATCCATCATCTTAGTATGATGTTGGAAtgtaattttattttattttggcTGCAAGATGCATGCCTACAGGATGCAGAGTGTGCCCTTTGGTATTTCAGATAGCATCTCTTCTGAACAGGGGGAAAAACAGAATGATTCCTTGTGTTAATTCTTCTTTGTAGTGATGATTTTACTGGAAGGAAGTAAGGATCCTAAATAGTGGTGCaaaattgttttttttttttgaaacgaagTGCAAAATTGTTTCACACATCATCTGCTCATGACAAAAGGTATTTTCAATTGGTAGCTACTCACATAAATTCTAGGTCTTGACCTATATGCTCTTTGGTTATCAACAATTGAAGGATCCTAAATGATAATGCAAAATAGATATTGATTTTCAGCTGTACTGACTTGACCTTGCAATATTGTCAAGTTGTAGATCAATGGTTTTCTTCTACAAAAAGGGAAATTGTGAATATAGTATCTATCTTGGAATGAAGATGGGTTAGAACTTAGAAGTAGCTCATCCCATAGCCTGTAAACTCAGTCCAGTCACACCATAGGTGTTTATCAATAGTCAGAACTGGAACTCCATTTCAAGATAACAAAGAGTTCTAGATGCAACGTAATTATTGGCATGGTCATCCAGATGGGTAGCCTATGTAGCATTGCTGTATGCATAACAGGTCTTAGAATCATGATTTTATCAGAATGCACAATAAAAGTTAAAAATACATTGTAGAGGTTGAAACGTATAATATTGATTTTCCTAAATTTCGTATACTCTTTTAAACTTGAGCTCACTTATCCGCATTATATTCATTTCAACTCAAAATTTGAACAACGTTTCATTATAACTTGGTCGTTTCAAAAGGTCTCGCCCCACATATTAATTATTGCATTACTTTAATATATTACAACACGTAAAGAGTTAAAAATATGTTAGATTAAATAGATGGAATTTAATTTTGTCGGAATAATTTCATTCCCACCACCACTtagggcctgttcgtttcctaccctctaaattcTAGACCTATCACATCAAAGaaaatcttgctatttagaaatattaaataaaatctgtttataaaactttttgcacagctgggtgctaattcgcgagataaatttaatgagcctaattaaaccataatttgctacagtaatgctacagtaatcatccgctaatcatggactaatatatctcattagattcgtctcgcgaattagcactggggttctgcaattagttttgtaattagactttatttaatacttctaaatgataagattcgctttgatgtgacccctctaaactttagaccctaggaaacgaacacacccttagcgTGCATTTTCTTTCTATGCCATTAGCACGCGTAACATGTATCAGAAGATCTCACGTTGGCACGGGCGGACCTCATCGCCTTCATCAGTAAAGAAGATTAAGTGCTGGGGTGTTGAAAATAAAAAGTACATACTTCAACATTGTCTTGCTAGATCTCACATTGTCAGTGACATGCGTAATTACTTTCATTCAAATATTATGACCTTTTTACCTTTTATTCTGAAATGAACTACATTATGTAAAACACTTATTATTATTTGTATTTACATTAAATAATAAAAGTAGACGACGGAGCAGCTTCCACAACATCCGGCACGACTGCCGCCGCAACGTTTGCCATTACCGGAGAACCCCAGAAATCCAAATCACCCCAAAGATCCTCGCCTCGATCGATGCCTCCGACGATGAGCGGCGCCCCGGACTCTCCGCGCGACGGcattctcctcctcctcccggccCCGGATGCCGCCGGGGAGAAGGCGCACAGGGCGGCGTCCCAGCCAGGGGGCGCCCGCGGCAAGAAGCCGGCGGCCGGGCTCGTGCGGGTGTGGTCGGAGGCGGATGAGGTCCGCATCCTCGAGGGCCTCGCCGCGTACGCCGCGGCCCACGGCGCGCCGCCGGGCCGGTCCCAGCTCCACGCCGCGCTCGAGGGCCGCGGCCTGGACAAGGCCGTGTTCACCGTCACGGAGATCTACGAGAAGGTGCGGCGGCTCCGGACCAAGTACTGCAACCTGCGCGCCGCCGGGGGTCCGCCCGTGCCAGAAGGCGGCGCTGATGACGGCGATGAGGTGCGCAGATACAAGCTCTCGACGGCGATTTGGGGCGACCAGCCGGCCAATGTCGCCAAGAAAGGGCGCAGCACCAGCGCCGATGCAATGCCGCTCAAAGCAGGCGGCGCCAGCACACGCGTGCGCAGGGGGTTCGAGGAGCTGCAGGGCCTGTTCCCCAGCCTTGCCAGTGAAGTTGAGAAGATCACCAAGGACGAGACTCTGGTTCCAGTGCTGAAGAGGGCCTTTGAACTTATCGATGACCAAAAAGCAGGTGAATTGAATGCCAAAGTGAAGAAACAGAAGGTTAGGGAGGTGAAGACGAGGATGAACCAAGACGCCCTGAGGGTTGAGGTACTTAAAATGCTTATCAGATCCATGGACTGACAAGGCTTCAGTGGTGTAAAGTATATGATGGGTAGGTATCTTTTGTGGGAAAATGAACTGCCTAGGATTGGAATTATCTTTGCCAAGTTGATTATCTAGACTCTAGTAGGATGCCAATGATCTTGTTTTGGTATCATCAACCTTTGGGTATTTACTCTAGTAGGTAACATGCTTATCAGATTCACGGGTTGACAAGGCTTTAATGGTCTAAGTATATTATGGGTGGATATGTTTTGTTGAAACAAACTCCCGAGGAATCATGGTTGACTCTTGTAGGATTGCGGTGATCTTGTTTTGCTATTACCAGCTTTTTGGTACCAGTGTTTTCTTGATGCGTGGATCGATGTCAATGGGAAAACACTGGCATGGGTTATGTCCTGGGAACACTTTGCTTAAAATATTTGGCCGTCAAAGCTTCTTACTAGGGTAGTTGGATAGTGTCTACTCCAGTAAATTTATCATTTCCCCAATCATAGCCAGAATACTTTTTTTTCTTCAAACAGAAAGATAAACCGAGGCCCGACACATGTGGGGGTCAATTTCACTCCTATTCACTCCTATGCCCCCTTAAGTTCTGTCAGTGACAATTGGTAAGGTTAGTTTTAAGTTCTGTCACTGACAGTTGGTAAGGTTAGTACCACTACCAACAGCCAAAAGCTCAGACAGAAACAAGAACCTGCTATAGTTTACTGGGATCATGGCTGTCTGTGTCACTACCAGATCCACCTGATTATGAACTTTTGAAATTCATCCAACAGTGATCGTGAATTCTTGCTTATAGGATTTGGCAAAGACTAAATTTCCAGTGTGTTTTTTGTTTCACCTGCACGCTGTCTGGGACCGCGTCTAATCCTGATCATTGGCACATGTGAGGGTTAGACACTAGCCTCATCTCTGACTTGTTTTGTCATCATCTGAAGGGACCACATACCACCtgtctctctttctttcccatTTCCCTCGTCTTTTTTTACTCCTACCACTTGCTTTAAACTCGgtttctctccctctcctttctAAATCACGACAAAGCTGCTGCATAAATCTCCTAATTAATTACTGCCTAGATTTTCGTTGCTGGATATTCCCTTCCCATCTCACTCAAGCCATCAAGGATTTGGGGTTCACTGATGAGCTGGGCATGGTGCCACCAAATCAATGCCCCACCAGATCCCCACAGGGACGATGGAGCAGCGCCCAAATCCGGTGGAAGTGACACTCCTAACCCAAGGGGAAACCTTGGGAGATCGAAAGCATGTGCTGGTAGATGCCACATGCAGCACCATGCGATCTCCATGGATGTTCAGATCAGTTGCAAACAAATCAATTTTAGGAGGGGGAAAGCCTTCACCTTTATCATTTTGAGCTCTCCCCCTCTCCTAGTTCGTCTCTTCCCTCTTGCTCCTTCAATATTACTCACCCCATGTTCCTAAGCTTGTTGATGTGTTCATCTGATCATTGTTTTGGGGGAGAAAAAAATGGAGTTGCCTGCCATTCTCTGCTCAATAGAGGAAGTTTGGTGATTTTTGCGGTGCAACTTTTTTAAACACAGAAAAAATGGGGATTTTGATAGATTCATCAAAGACCTAGAGTGGTTGTTCACTTTTTTGGGGCTATTCCCGTAGGTGAGAGGTTATGGGGTTGGGGTGTGATGTGTTTATGATACAATAATCTAGCTTATTTTTCTGGTTAATTCTGAAGAGTGAATCTTAAAAATTTCTTCAGAAGTTAGTTTCAGCATAGTTATGCTCATTTTCCTTCAGTATTTTCTTAATTCAGCTTGTACATTGCATTACAAAGATCTCGGTACTCAGCTGGAAATCTAGTTATCCATCCATCCATGCTAACTACGAAATTGCAACTTTGATATCATCCTGTTTTTGTCCCAAAGAAGAGGAAAGCAACATGAAGTAAGCAAAATAGAGAAGGTATATGAACATATACATGTGGATTCACTATTGTTGCCTTTTTGAAACTCCTAAAGGAAAAATAGATGCACCATATGATCAAAATATTACTCCCGCATCTGTTCAGCTGGCTACCTTTCCACAAGGTGAAGAAAATGTTTTGTCTTGATGCTCGTCGTTGATATGTTTGAACTGCAGCTATTATTGTTAGTTCAAAATAAATTAGGAGGAGATTTTGCTTTGTACCTATTGTTGCTTAGCTAGCCAACATAGCAAGTCTATGTATTTGTTACTTTATCAAGTCGAACCTGATCAATAACAGGCCATATACATAATGCATTGGTTCTGTTGTAGTCATCACTGATACTGATAAATGAGATATATATGTGTCAGATTTTTGCAATTGGGAGTAATCTGATTAACCATAACCTAATGTTCACATTAGGCAAATCTACTATTTTCAATCAGGCAAAGTAATAATCCTAACTTGGGCTAGTTATCCACTGCATTAGTTAGGCAAATCAAAGTTTTTCTAATTATACATATCGTGCTGCTTCTGTTAGGCAGCTCAACTATCTAGAGCAGAAAAATAAATCATAAACCACTTTTTGGCTCCATGTGTATCAGAATATAAAAGAATCTGTAGGACATGAAAGTAGTTTATTATATCTTTTTTACCATTCCAGTTCATCGAGTGATCAATCAAAATGTCCATACCTGAATATATTCCGGAGAATTGAATATTTCTGCAGGATCATGGGGTCTTAAAATACGGTGCAGAGTTATACAGTATCATGTACAGAGACAGCAGTGATCGATTATACAAGTCCATCCTTTCCTCATGTCCTGTATTTTTATTGTCATGATTATACGGGCATCTATCTGGTACCACATAATGTAGACTTCTGTTATCTCTGAAGGGCTGGTCCTTCTCTTTGTTCATCTGTTGTGCATATGATCTGTTGCAAATTTGTGGAAAGTGAATATACTGCAGTCTGAAATTATGGGCAATTTGTTTCGTATTGTCTCTGTCTTTGGTCATGTTGGTTTATGGAATCTGTGCGACTGTGCCAAGAGAATACTCTGGTTTCTTATATGAAACCTATGCCGAGTGTGCAGTGTTTTGAGGTCAGAGAATAAACAAAAGAGAAGGGTGAAATTTTTGCTAGATACTCTGACCCGGACTCTGAGGTCAGGGGCGGGCCCACGTTGAATCAAAAGTATTCAGTTGAATACCTATTATTTTTGGCAAAACAATTTATATATGTAGTATATTTCTCAAATATATATGAAGAAAAAACGAAAAATGAACCAATATCAGCATAATAGGCTTAAAACAAGAAGTAGCCCACCTCCCCCGGTCCCTCTCCGCACTAACGGCCCATGTTGCCACCTCCGTTGCCACCCCCGCCCGGCCCACCTGGGCAGCCCATCCCACTCGCTTGCCTCTGCTGGATCCACCCACCCCACTCGGTCACCTACCCAGGCACCACCTCCCGAGTCCCAAACCCCTTTCCCCATCCGGCCGGCCATCCCAGCTGCAACCCTAGGCGCCTAGGCGGTCGGCGGCGGTGCGTGGCACGGCGCCACGGTGGTGCCGCCCCCAGCTGGTGGCGAGGGAAGGCGCAGCGCAAGGGAGCCGTGCAGGGGAGCCACGCGGGCGACCGCAGTGAAGGAAGGCGCAGGCAGCGGCGCAACGTTGAGGAGCCGTGCAGCCGTGTAGAGGAGCTACGCGGGCGGCCAATGGCGGCAAGGCGGGGCTGCGGCCTGCGGTCCAGCGGAGGCCAGGTGGCGGGCGCTGAGGCGCAGGCAGGGAGCAAGCGGCTACCGGTGTAGCGCCGTATTAGGCAGGCGCCAGGCACCAGGCGGCAGCAGGCAGGGAGCAGGCGCAAGCCCAGGGGCAAGGCGGCAAGACGGCGGGGGCAATTAATACCATGGGGTCTTAAAATTGGTCCATTTCTTCCTAAAAACTGTCATTGCAATTTACAAAGTTAATGGACAATTCACAACAATGCAGTATGATAATAAGGAAAATATTTCTGAAACTAAATAGCTTGTAATTTGTAGGTTTGAACCATGAAAAGGAGGAAGAGTGGCATTGCCACTACTGATTTGAGATCCTTATCAATGTTATTTGTTGTTTTAGAATTTGATCATCTATTTATTTGAAATATTTCCACTTTTATATGTTGATCATTTAGTACGTCTATTATCTATATGTTGAACAATTTCAAATTATGTTTTACTAATATGCACTTTGGGCTGTTAAATTTCTTTTTTGCACTACTTGAAATTGAAATTTTGAATACCTACCTTCCAAATTCTGGATCCGCTTCTGAGGTCAAAACCTCAGCACGAGGGGAGGCCATTGTGTCCATGGACGAGCTCTGCAGGCACCTTAGGTTCATTTGCAAAGACACTGTTCATTCTCGAAGACAATGAGTGTCGCCCGCCACCAATCCACCACCATGGTGTTTCAATCTGAGGAGGAAAGAAGTGGGGTACTGCTGTCCCTGTGGGCCTCTCGTTTTTATTCTTAATGGGCCAATACACAAGAGTTAGAGCTCGGTAGCTCGTGCCGTGCTCTCTAGCAGGCAGCCAGCAGGTCCATCCACTTTTGCAGCCCAATAATTACAGCCCACATGTCGCAGCCTATGATGAGTGCCCAGTCCATTTTTATTTGCACGAACGGGCCCGTCGCCCGTTTTTTTATTTGCTTTAGGTCCAGAAACGTGTTTTGAAATAGTGCCGCGTTCAAAATATATGTTCATTTTcttacaatatatatatatatatattgtggtagAACAAGAGGCCTTGCCGCCTACAAGTTCGTTGTCCGTTGCTGCTCTGCTTTTACTGCCGGATATTAACTTTTAACAGAGGACTCGAGGAGATGAACGGGCATGGCCATGGAGGGGGGA
The sequence above is drawn from the Panicum hallii strain FIL2 chromosome 7, PHallii_v3.1, whole genome shotgun sequence genome and encodes:
- the LOC112900032 gene encoding glyoxylate/hydroxypyruvate reductase HPR3-like, producing the protein MASPAASGEAEAPVLPALLLFRRRLDAAFHAALRRRYRLLDFFASGEPLPAFLAGAAASPDPPRAAVVVGGGAVRVDAAFLDAIPSLGFVFSTGAGVDHIDLHECARRGVAVANSGTVYSTDVADHAVGMLIDVLRRVSAAERFVRSGLWPVQGDYPLGNKLGGKRVGIIGLGNIGSLIAKRLQAFGCVIYYNSRRPRDSVPYKYFLNVHDLASESDVLVVACALNKDTRHIVNKDVLEALGKDGIIINIGRGANVDEMELVRALKEGRIAGAGLDVFENEPKVPAEFFSMDNVVMTHHVAVFTSESRSDLRDTTIGNLEAFFSGKPLLTPVLPW
- the LOC112901104 gene encoding uncharacterized protein LOC112901104, which gives rise to MPPTMSGAPDSPRDGILLLLPAPDAAGEKAHRAASQPGGARGKKPAAGLVRVWSEADEVRILEGLAAYAAAHGAPPGRSQLHAALEGRGLDKAVFTVTEIYEKVRRLRTKYCNLRAAGGPPVPEGGADDGDEVRRYKLSTAIWGDQPANVAKKGRSTSADAMPLKAGGASTRVRRGFEELQGLFPSLASEVEKITKDETLVPVLKRAFELIDDQKAGELNAKVKKQKVREVKTRMNQDALRVEVLKMLIRSMD